TCTACGGGCTTGGGACAGCGGCAATCGTGGCCTGAAAGGTAGACAGGCAGGCTACGGGTAGACAAGCGGTAGACAGGCACTTTCGAAAGTGCCTGTCTACCCTTCTAAGCCTTGGTTTTCTTGGCTTTTCGGACCTTAGTAGACAGGTAGACAAGCACTTTTCTAGTTCTTGTCAGATTGATGAAAACTGATCCGATATCGCTTGGAAAGGCGATGACGGTGGTCATCGATAGAGATAAGAAGAAAGGTGCCTGTCTACCTGTCTACCTGGATTCAAAGCAGGGGACTGTGGCCTGTCTGATGGAGGGAGCCAAGAGGACCTCCAGCCTGGTCTCTGTAGGAACCGACCAGCCCCATCAGAGCACCCTTATCTGCCTATTGCCCGCGCTTAAAAAAACGCGCGACTAAGCGGGCTGTGGGCATTGCTGGCATTTCTTTCCTTCTCGTTCCGTCATTCGATTGCCTGCCTCTGCCAAGAAACTCGGCCCAACTGATTTGAAATCAGTTGGGCGGTCAGCAGAAAACCCAAGCATTCTAGGAGCCTGTCGATGGCCGACGATAACAAGAACAGTGCCAAGCACCGGAACGCGCCCGACAAGCCCAAGCGCGGCAAGCCTAAATACGTCATCCCCGAGCGCCTCATCCCTCAGGTCCTCGATGCGATCCGCAAGAACAACACTCAGGCTTCGATCGCGAAGGCCTTGGGTATCAGCTTCCACACCTGGCAGCGCGTGCGCGACGAAGACGAGCGGATCACTGCTGCGATCGACGAGACCCTGAACTTCGAGGAGAAGGAACTGGTCGATCTGCTGATGGACAAAGCCCGCAACGGCGAGACCACCGCCATCCTCTTCGCGCTCAAGAGCCGCCACGGTTATCGCGATCACGGTCAGGTGGACACGGGCAAGGAGCAGAAGGTCAACGTTACGATCAACCTGCCTGGCGCACAGGGCACGGTCGATGACTACATCAAGACCATCAAGGGCAAGGCGTGACCGATGGATGAGTTCAGGCCCACCCGATATCAGGAGAAAGTCCTGTCGGTCCCCGAGAACGTCGATCTGTTCCTTGGCGGCGGTCGCGGCGGCGGCAAGTCCTACTGCAAGGCGCTGCTGATACTGCGGCACGTCGAGCAGTATCGCGAGAAGGCGCGCGTCCTCTACATTCGCAAGACCTACAAGGGCCTCTCCGACTTCGAGATTGTGCTGCGTCAGCTCTTCTCGGCGGCATACGGCAAGAAAGTGTCCTACAACGCCACCGAGCACGTGTTTCGGCTGCCGTATGGCTATGTGGAGCTTGCACAGGTCGATGGGCCTAACGCTTACGACAAGGTGCAGGGCCGCAGCTTCACGCTCATCATGGTGGACGAGCTCACGCAGTGGGCCGACCCGTATGTCATCGACATGCTCCGCTCCAATCTGCGCGGTCCCAAGGATATCCCGCTGCGCACGGTCTATGCGGGCAATCCCGGCGGCGTAGGTCACCAGTGGGTGGCCTCGCGCTACGTCCTGCCTGCCGATGCATGGATGCCATTCCCCGGTCACTCTGGCGGCCTGTGCGTCCACGCACCATCCACCTACCTGGACAACCCGCACCTCGATGAAGAGGACTACCGGCGCCAGTTGCAGGCTGCCTGTGCGGGTGACGATGACCTGTTCCGCGCATGGACTGAAGGCGACTGGTCAGTTGCCCGCGGTGCCTTCTTTGCAGGGTGCTTGTCGCCTGACCGCTGCGCCCTCGATCCGTGGCAGGAGATACCGAAGGGCTGGAAGGCGTGGATCGCCCACGACTTCGGCACAGCTTCGCCTTCAGCGACCTACGTCATGGCCCGCTCGCCCGGTGCCACAGGACCGGATGGTCACTACTATCCGCGTGGCTCCATAGTGGTCCTCGACGAGCTTGCCACCAGCCGACCCAACCGCCCTAGCGAGGGATTGGGCTGGACCGTGCCGAGGCTATCGGACGCGATCAAAGAGATGTGCGCCAAGTGGGGCATCCAGCCTGACGGCGCAGCCGACGATGCGATCTTTGCCCGAGCACGTGGCTTCGATGCTGCGACGATTGCCGACGAGTTCAGTCAGCAAGGCGTTCGGTTCTATCCGGCTGGCAAGGGTAGCCGAAAAGCGGGCTGGGAGCGAATGCGCACACTGCTTTCGCAAGCCGGACAGCCCGACCTGCCTGGCCTCTATATCTCCCGCCTGTGCACCTACGCCTGGGAAACCTTGCCAGTCATTCCGCGCGACCCGCGAGACCCTGAAGATCTGGACAGTGACGCGCCCGACCACGCTGCCGATGCGATCCGATACGGTTGCATCTACGAGCCGGTGAGGGCGTCGCAGCGAGACTTCTAGGTTTCACTCCACTCGGCCCATTTGGGGTCGGTGGAATCGATCCGGTTCTTCACCGTCTGCGGTGCGATGCCTAGCGCTCGCGCAGCTTCTCGTTTGGTCGCGAACACCTCCTTGCCGATGCGAACCTGATGCCCGTTCGTGAAACGGTCCATGCGCCCGTTCTTGAAGAAGCGACGGAGCGCGAAGGATATACGGTCCGCGTTGAGGCTGTAATCTCTGTCCAGCCATTCAAGCAGTGAGCGAACCTTATCGAGTGTCGGACGCTCGCCCTTGTCGATCAGGTGCTCTGCATAGGCTCGGATAATCCTGCCATGGCTGAGAAACCTTGTGCCCGGCGGAAGGGGTTGGCGGTAGCGCAGCCCCCTCTGCTTACGGAGCACTTCTGGGAGAGTTTCGGGGTCGATTGACATTGGACACTTTTGACCATGACAAGGTTCGAAAGTCAAAGTGTTGATGGTGCTCTGGGTTGTCATGTTTATTGGAGTTGGTCGCCCACTTTGGGGCAAGCATCGCAACATAGGAGCGACTAATGACAATAAGCAAAGAAATCGAAATTTTTCCCGCCTCGCAGTCGGCGACTGAAGCACTGACGCAGGGATTTGCGGAGTTCCACCTCCGCGTCCCGGTCGAGTGTTTTGAGGAGTCCGACAAATTTCTGTGGGAGTGGCTGACAGGCTCACCCGAATACGGAATTTGGTGCGATAATCAGCGAGACTTAGGGGATGAACCGCCTGAGCTGGAGTTGAAAAGCGAACTGGCTATCTTCTGGGCGCTGTTTAAGCAGCTACCGATGGGCCTTTTCGAGCACTTTAGGTGGATGGCCGAATATGGCGAAAGCCAAGGCAACTCCCAGATCGATTGGCATATTGAAGACTTCGCGATTGAAAGATTGCTTACGAAGAAACTCTGCCGACGGGGGTCCCATCATGAACTTGCCCGTCTCCGCGAAAAACTCGACGCCAGGTTGGAAGAACAGGCAGCAGCGTAAGCCGAGCCTTATCGGTCGCACTGCTGGTCCGACTTTCTGTCTCTTCGACATACTGACCTGTTTGTGCGGCCGATAATTGCTTCGGCCCTCCGCGATGGCGGGAACCTGAAAGCGGCTGATGCCGCACCATAAGGACCTCTCGGCAGCGCGTGATGCAACACCGATGAAGGAAGAACCTTATGGCAAAGACCAAGCCCTCACTGGCGAGCCGGTGGGCGTCCGAGACGGACGTTCAGAGCCGACTTGCGAAGGCCAAGACTAATAGGGCCGAGCAAAAGAAACTGCTCGGCTCTCTTTCCAGCAAAATCGAAAAGAAGCGCGGCGAAGTCGAGCGTTCGCTTGCAGACCTGTCGCAGGTGCAGCGCACCCAGGTCGTCGGGCAAGCGACAAGCGGTTTTCGCGGCGAGGTGCTCCGCTCCAGCCGCGACGTGCGGACGGCCTTCGTTAAGCAGGCTGGCGAGAATACGGACTGGAAGAAGTCCGTAGAAACCCACTACCGAAGTCCGATGCAGATGCTGACCCGCGATACGATCGGGTCGGAACGCCGTTCGCTTATTCTCGAACAGCTCAAATATGCGGGTCCTGCCGAGCTCCAGTCGTTTGCTGAGCTCGCGGCAGCCAAGATGGACCTCGAGATGGGCGCAGCAGTCTGCTCGAAGCTCGCTGAGCTTCCCGCCCGCGACCGGCCGGTATCAGGCAACGAGATTGCCGAAGCCTTGGTCGGCAAGAAGTTCCTCACAATCGCGAACGCCCTCAAGGAAATCGAGCAACTGAGCGACGAGGTTCTTCTCGAAGAGCGCGAGTTCGAGAGCGGCCGTGCCGATGGCCGCGGTCGCATCAGCCTTGGTCTCAAGAAGCGCGCGGACGCCCGCGTCGATGACGACCAGGACGACGACACCGATGACAGCCAGCCAGAAGATCGGATAGCCAAGGGCCTGAAGGCTCGTCGTGCGTCCGAAGCCCAAGGAGATGATGCATGAAGACCTTCGTATTTTTCGCAGACACACCGAACAAGCGCCGCAGCGACACGATGAACACCGTGGTCGCGACCGGCGCTGATGAAGCCGCAGCACGCGAAGAGGCTGCGCAACTTATCGGAGCGGGTGTGGCCTCATTCAAGGCTGTCGAGCTTACCGACGACACCCCGGCCTTCACGGTCGAGGGCGGCTGGCCGGTCAGCTTCTGGGGCCAAAGCATTTTCCCGCAGCACACCCGCGGCGGCAACAAGATGCGAGCACGCCCCAATGTCGGGTGAGCTCACGTCACAGGATGCTTGGGCTGAGGCGTGCAGGCGGCTTACCGGCTATCAGGTCATCGCCTTCCACAAGGCATTTGAGCTTCTCGAAGGCAGGCATGACACAGACATGGCCAACCCCGATGGATGGGAGGGCCTCCTGATGGTGTTGAAGGCTTTCGGCTACCGTCACGTCTGGATGGAGAACCTCAAGACAGAGCGCTCCTATCAGCTCTTTGTTCGCGACCCTTGGCCTGGTGACCTGGAGGCTTGGGCCGAGCATGGAATGGCCGCCTTCAGACGGCTTTAACTGCCTGTGAGTTGAACGGGGGATTGGCGGGACGCAGCGATGCGTTCCGCCAATTTCATTCAGGCTGCAATCAATGCGTTCACATCGCCTTGCAGGCTATCCACCGAACGGCCCATCTGGTCGGAGCGCGGAAACGTCAGTTCGTTCAACAGGCGATGGGCCACGCGTTCGTCGAGCACATCAACTAGCTCGTCTTTCACCTTTCGCTGTCCGATATACATCAAACGGCGGATCGACACGTTGCCGGTCAGACGTCGTTCTTGTTGCGGCCCGTCGAGCGCGTAGGTCAGCGCGGCAATCCTCGCACGGTCCAAACCGAAGAACTCTTCGACCTCGGTGCCGGCCACACCGATCTGTGTGCCCTTCTGGTGCTCTCGGTGGACTTCATAGCGCGTTCGGCAGTCCGGCGCGCCGCGAAGGTCTGACGGGGCTGAAACGGGTAGGGTCATTGGCTTCACCTTAATTGCTGATCGGTCAGCAACGAAAGCCACGCCGCGGCGCAAAACTGAACCGGCAAACCCCTAACTTGACCCACCGGCGCGGTTCATCAATACCCCCCAAACTCAGTAAGTTGGGGGTCTTATGCCTAGCGAATTCGATAAGCGGGAAGATATTGAGCAAACCGTAGCAGCCTTACGATCACTCTCCCCAATCCAGGTCGAGGTCCTCGCAGGTATCATCGAGAAGTTCGCTGAGGAGCAGACCGGAGAACATCTCAGAGATGACTTCCTGGATGCGGACGCGTTTGAGTATTTTTCAACTCGCTTGGCTGCTCATCACGCTTCGAGTGGGATTGCTCTCAAGAAGGAGAATTTTGAGCATATTCTCGAACAGTCATTCCAGCGAGCCGGTCGAGAGGCGAAGCGCACGGAAAGCATGGTTCATCGTGGTGCTGACCTTGAGGTAGATGGAAATTTCTACTCGCTGAAAACTGAAGCAGCGAAGGGCTTAAATCCTCGATCGATCACTATTTCTAAGTTGATGGAAGCCCGCTGGATTAGGGATTTGTCTGGCCCTGCTGACGCCCCCGAGCAGGTGAGGCAACGGATCTTGTCTCACTTGGACGAGTACGAGCGGATTTTCATGCTGAGGAGTTATGGCGATGATAAGACTGTCAGATACGATTTGCGGGAAATCCCGAAGGACGTCTTGGCCGCTGTAGCAAACCTGGGAGCAGAAGATTTCGGTCCCATCACGAAAGCTGGGGGGACAAGCGCAAATGTACTTGTAGGTAATCGAAAGGCTTTTCGACTGGTCTTGGACGGCAGTGTCGAGAAGATCACGATCTCAAGCCTCAGCGTCGACTTCTGCCCGCTTCATGCATGGTGGGAACTGGGGCGACCAGGCTAGACAGAAAGCGCCAGCTGCTTTTCGGTTGCCGGTGCTGGGGTGACTTCTCCTGCAGCGTCAGCGAGAATTGCACGTGCGATTTGTTCTGCAACCATAGGCGGAACGGCGTCACCAATTTGACGATATTTGAAGGAAAGGCTCCCACGGAACTGGTAGTCCTTCGGAAAACCTTGGAGCAATGCCATTTCACGCACGGTGAGCAGCCTATCCTGATCCGGATGGGAGTAGCGGCCATTACCCGGATGACTGCATTCGCGGGTCACTGTCGGAGCGGGACGATCCCACGCCAATCGGCCATAGATGTCAGGGAAGGAACCGGGCTTTTTGACATTCATACTCGGTATACGAAGATGACCAAGATCTTCAGGAATGTCAGTCCAGCTTCCACCATCCTTAGGGATTGCCTGCATTCGCTCCATCGAGCGTTCGGTCATCCGCGGTGCTACATGCATCGCATCATCAGGGTGCTGCTCACCGGCCTCGACGGCTGGCAAATGACCAATTGCATCGCGAACCGTCTTGAAGGTTTCGCGCTCTGGAACATGCCAAT
This DNA window, taken from Qipengyuania seohaensis, encodes the following:
- a CDS encoding phage terminase large subunit; amino-acid sequence: MDEFRPTRYQEKVLSVPENVDLFLGGGRGGGKSYCKALLILRHVEQYREKARVLYIRKTYKGLSDFEIVLRQLFSAAYGKKVSYNATEHVFRLPYGYVELAQVDGPNAYDKVQGRSFTLIMVDELTQWADPYVIDMLRSNLRGPKDIPLRTVYAGNPGGVGHQWVASRYVLPADAWMPFPGHSGGLCVHAPSTYLDNPHLDEEDYRRQLQAACAGDDDLFRAWTEGDWSVARGAFFAGCLSPDRCALDPWQEIPKGWKAWIAHDFGTASPSATYVMARSPGATGPDGHYYPRGSIVVLDELATSRPNRPSEGLGWTVPRLSDAIKEMCAKWGIQPDGAADDAIFARARGFDAATIADEFSQQGVRFYPAGKGSRKAGWERMRTLLSQAGQPDLPGLYISRLCTYAWETLPVIPRDPRDPEDLDSDAPDHAADAIRYGCIYEPVRASQRDF